From Medicago truncatula cultivar Jemalong A17 chromosome 7, MtrunA17r5.0-ANR, whole genome shotgun sequence, a single genomic window includes:
- the LOC25498034 gene encoding uncharacterized protein has translation MQLDDATDSTTLSYWLNWRVYICVVSVLLSMILACLTIWKRESSRNLTFDNGENQSTLCGDEAWKPCLKDIHPVCLLVFRVISFSSLLASLIAKIHVSHGTTFYYYTQWTFTLVTIYFGCASVLSVYGCYMYRKSTSTTLNDNIARIDAEQGPNVPLLHQDATNIQKNQIAPVWSYIFQILFQISAGAVMLTDCIYWLIIFPFLTLRDYDLNFMTVNMHTLNLVLLFGDAALNCLRIPWSGMSFFVLWTGVYVIFQWIIHACVSIWWPYPFLDLSSPSAPLWYLVMALMHIPCYGFFMLILELKHYFLSKWFPSSCQC, from the exons ATGCAACTGGACGATGCAACTGATTCAACCACCCTCAGTTATTGGTTAAATTGGAGGGTCTATATTTGCGTAGTTTCTGTTTTGCTGTCTATGATCCTTGCATGTCTAACAATATGGAAGCGTGAAAGTTCAAGGAATCTCACATTTGACAACGGAGAAAACCAGAGTACTTTGTGTGGCGATGAAGCGTGGAAGCCATGCCTTAAGGACATTCACCCTGTTTGTTTGCTAGTTTTTCGAGTTATCTCATTCTCTTCTCTTTTGGCATCACTAATTGCCAAAATCCATGTCAGTCATGGCACAACATTTTACTATTACACTCA GTGGACCTTCACTCTGGTTACAATTTATTTTGGG TGTGCATCTGTGCTATCAGTGTATGGGTGTTACATGTATAGAAAATCCACATCCACCACCTTAAATGATAATATTGCTAGAATAGATGCAGAGCAAGGTCCAAATGTACCTCTCTTACACCAGGATGCCACAAACATACAGAAGAATCAAATTGCACCTGTTTGGAGttacatttttcaaattttattccaG ATTAGTGCAGGAGCAGTCATGCTTACGGATTGCATTTATTGGCTCATTATTTTTCCATTTCTTACCCTGAGAGATTATGATTTAAACTTT ATGACAGTGAACATGCATACACTAAATTTAGTTTTGCTCTTCGGCGATGCAGCTTTAAATTGCTTG CGAATACCCTGGTCTGGGATGTCTTTCTTTGTGTTATGGACAGGTGTTTACGTCATTTTTCAGTGGATAATTCATGCATGCGTTTCGATTTG GTGGCCTTACCCATTTCTTGATTTGTCATCACCTTCTGCACCATTGTG GTACTTGGTGATGGCATTAATGCATATTCCATGTTATGGCTTCTTTATGCTGATTCTAGAATTGAAACACTATTTCTTATCAAAGTGGTTCCCATCCTCTTGTCAGTGCTAA